From Melanotaenia boesemani isolate fMelBoe1 chromosome 12, fMelBoe1.pri, whole genome shotgun sequence, a single genomic window includes:
- the LOC121649826 gene encoding fibrous sheath CABYR-binding protein-like: MAAPLLRIGRLSCVKCLQAESWISLSRAPAAAAFSSKSGGSKKIPKKFGSDKNQAKTYFDIEKLVQHKPYEFQKKEVSPAAAAAAAAKAPPATETPTSAAPEVVASTSGKETTPTTDAVAEPAVAAEAAPVAEVPPTAEAAPVIGTTPEVVLESVPVGVSGPVVEASAAEPAPPVKAAPIAEASATETRPAVDAVPEPAPPLEVAPEPVVQAVAVEATPEAATPEPVAEAVPVETVPEPVAEAVPVETVPEPVAETVPEPVAEAVPVETVPEPVAEAVPVETVPEPVAEDVPVKTIPEPVAETVPEPVAEAVPAETIPEPVAEAVPVEMVSEPVAEAVPAETIPEPVAEAVPVETVSEPVAEAVPAETIPEPVAEAVPVETVSEPVAEAVPAETIPEPVAEAVPVETVSEPVAEAVPVETIPEPVAEAVPVETVPEPVAEAVPVETEPEPVAEAVPVEVTESAAPDPVAEAAAGVSAVDESSEQLVDLAPVIAEAAGEELQTEDPTEAVEPSEVQMDPIQKLFLDSIRQYSAQSQAVGGLVDAGSEYEKALAEEIAKLQRLYGGGDLSSFPEFKFPEPRLDEVSPK; encoded by the exons ACAAAAACCAGGCTAAAACATACTTCGACATAGAAAAACTTGTTCAGCACAAGCCATATGAGTTTCAGAAGAAGGAAGTTTCTCCAGCCGCTGCCGCTGCAGCCGCAGCTAAAGCTCCACCAGCAACAGAGACCCCCACCTCTGCTGCACCTGAGGTTGTGGCATCCACCTCTGGCAAAGAGACCACGCCCACCACTGATGCTGTCGCTGAGCCtgctgtagcagctgaagctgcaCCTGTAGCTGAAGTACCACCCACGGCCGAAGCTGCCCCGGTTATTGGCACTACACCTGAAGTTGTCTTGGAATCTGTTCCAGTAGGGGTGTCAGGGCCAGTTGTTGAAGCCTCTGCTGCTGAACCAGCCCCTCCTGTTAAAGCAGCACCCATTGCTGAAGCCTCAGCCACAGAAACTAGACCAGCCGTGGATGCTGTCCCTGAACCAGCTCCCCCTTTAGAGGTGGCCCCAGAGCCTGTGGTCCAAGCTGTAGCCGTTGAGGCCACTCCAGAGGCTGCAACCCCTGAGCCTGTGGCAGAGGCCGTTCCCGTGGAGACGGTCCCGGAGCCTGTGGCGGAAGCCGTTCCCGTGGAGACGGTCCCGGAGCCTGTGGCGGAGACGGTCCCGGAGCCTGTGGCGGAAGCCGTTCCCGTGGAGACGGTCCCGGAGCCTGTGGCGGAAGCCGTTCCCGTGGAGACGGTCCCGGAGCCTGTAGCGGAAGACGTTCCCGTGAAGACGATCCCGGAGCCTGTGGCGGAGACGGTCCCGGAGCCTGTGGCGGAAGCCGTTCCCGCGGAGACGATCCCGGAGCCTGTGGCGGAAGCCGTTCCCGTGGAGATGGTCTCGGAGCCTGTGGCGGAAGCCGTTCCCGCGGAGACGATCCCGGAGCCTGTGGCGGAAGCCGTTCCCGTGGAGACGGTCTCGGAGCCTGTGGCGGAAGCCGTTCCCGCGGAGACGATCCCGGAGCCTGTGGCGGAAGCCGTTCCCGTGGAGACGGTCTCGGAGCCTGTGGCGGAAGCCGTTCCCGCGGAGACGATCCCGGAGCCTGTGGCGGAAGCCGTTCCCGTTGAGACGGTCTCGGAGCCTGTGGCGGAAGCCGTTCCCGTGGAGACGATCCCGGAGCCTGTGGCGGAAGCCGTTCCCGTGGAGACTGTCCCGGAGCCTGTGGCGGAAGCCGTTCCCGTGGAGACAGAACCAGAGCCTGTGGCAGAAGCCGTTCCCGTGGAGGTCACGGAGTCTGCAGCCCCCGACCCCGtggcagaagcagcagctggagttAGTGCCGTGGACGAGAGCAGCGAGCAGCTGGTGGACCTCGCTCCGGTCATTGCAGAGGCGGCGGGAGAGGAGCTGCAAACGGAGGACCCTACTGAAGCTGTTGAACCATCTGAGG TTCAAATGGACCCAATTCAGAAGCTGTTCTTGGACTCCATACGTCAGTATTCAGCACAAAGCCA GGCAGTTGGAGGTCTGGTTGATGCAGGATCAGAGTACGAGAAGGCTCTGGCAGAGGAGATAGCGAAGCTTCAGAGACTCTACGGTGGTGGAGACCTTTCCTCTTTTCCAGAGTTCAAGTTCCCAG AGCCCCGGCTGGATGAAGTTTCCCCGAAGTGA